The Corynebacterium comes genome window below encodes:
- a CDS encoding DUF4192 domain-containing protein, giving the protein MTALSSPGQLAANLPGILGFYPHDSVIFAAFDSTGAQNRFRLGPVIRLDIDDLRHLPDVARTLDESGEDLIFAFVVTRRSEEEIEEIIDTLLALVRTCIMPIHACWVTPEILTGEPVQIAFGPAPVPGEENWSEVWFDDVIAPVVQAQAMASLLANGMLPDLNREETFEQFARFNPSFTPTECDQLSDFAHRHSHSLLNAPDRGGVAGLAADIGLLLTEIEEQDLTVADLMADEETLLTIGVVLGNATLRDIIIEDTLRQAAPAARILLAAARTFDGIVRLNALALYAVCALELKLPMRAMPALAAVLVEDPGHTLSVLLLDACRAGAFDTLLQAVREGSRMVRTAHDITDGVGLEAA; this is encoded by the coding sequence ATGACAGCGCTCAGTTCACCAGGACAACTCGCCGCCAACCTGCCGGGCATCCTCGGCTTCTACCCGCACGACTCCGTCATCTTCGCCGCCTTCGACTCCACCGGCGCCCAGAACCGCTTCCGGCTCGGGCCCGTCATCCGGCTGGACATCGATGACCTGCGCCATCTCCCCGACGTCGCCCGCACCCTCGACGAGTCCGGGGAGGACCTGATCTTCGCTTTCGTGGTCACCCGCCGCAGTGAGGAAGAGATCGAGGAGATCATCGACACCCTCCTCGCCCTGGTGCGGACCTGCATCATGCCCATCCACGCCTGTTGGGTGACCCCCGAGATCCTCACCGGCGAACCCGTCCAGATCGCCTTCGGCCCGGCACCCGTACCCGGTGAGGAGAACTGGTCGGAGGTCTGGTTCGACGACGTCATCGCGCCCGTCGTTCAGGCACAGGCCATGGCGTCGCTGCTGGCCAACGGCATGCTCCCGGATCTGAACCGGGAGGAGACCTTCGAGCAGTTCGCCCGCTTCAACCCCTCCTTCACCCCGACGGAATGCGACCAGCTCAGCGACTTCGCCCATCGCCACTCCCACAGTCTGCTCAACGCGCCGGACCGGGGCGGTGTCGCCGGCCTCGCCGCCGACATCGGTCTCCTGCTCACCGAGATCGAGGAGCAGGACCTCACCGTCGCCGACCTCATGGCAGACGAGGAGACCCTGCTCACCATCGGCGTCGTGCTGGGCAACGCCACGCTCCGCGACATCATCATCGAGGACACACTGCGCCAGGCAGCACCCGCCGCCAGAATCCTGCTTGCTGCCGCACGCACCTTCGACGGAATCGTCCGCCTCAACGCGCTCGCGCTCTACGCCGTCTGCGCCCTCGAACTCAAGCTCCCGATGCGCGCCATGCCCGCCCTGGCCGCGGTCCTCGTCGAGGACCCCGGGCACACACTGTCGGTTCTGCTTCTCGACGCCTGCCGGGCCGGCGCCTTCGACACCCTCCTGCAGGCCGTACGTGAGGGCTCCCGCATGGTGCGAACCGCACACGACATCACGGACGGCGTCGGGCTGGAGGCCGCCTGA
- a CDS encoding DUF418 domain-containing protein, with product MTSVLASRTHSAQSSRYIAPDVARGLALLGIALANIPTAWAFAQNADYASDFGGVYGTGTWLENLAVVFHTMFVHVRGLPMFTTLLGFGVGLITLSLWRRGFPVKKARFMLWRRYLLLGAFGVAHLVLLFFGDIIVQYSLTALILIAMISFRDRTLMIIACVLLGLTIAYSMVMSVVALYFPEFMVMDGSIIGLGATESYLEYVATNGMFLGVTLAGMPMTAVALLSVMIIGFVWARQGVLADVASHLTLLRAWVAVAGVVVLLVGLPWGLAAIGVLPPAWELPLSLLNTGVGMLTGPGILALIALIFRGTEEQITPATRAFVALGRRSMSGYILQSVLFLLITQPFTLNWGPTAGILGQMGIALVVWFITLMWALAWDLLDWPGPVEWAHRRLAYGREGLPATYRPKQLSA from the coding sequence ATGACGTCAGTGCTGGCGTCGCGTACCCACAGCGCCCAGTCCAGCAGATACATCGCACCTGACGTCGCCCGTGGCCTGGCGCTGCTGGGCATCGCCCTGGCGAACATCCCCACCGCCTGGGCTTTCGCCCAGAACGCCGACTACGCCAGTGACTTCGGTGGCGTCTACGGCACAGGTACCTGGCTGGAGAACCTGGCCGTGGTCTTTCACACCATGTTTGTCCACGTCCGGGGTCTGCCGATGTTCACCACTCTCCTCGGGTTCGGCGTCGGCCTGATCACCCTGAGCCTGTGGCGCCGTGGTTTTCCGGTGAAGAAGGCGCGCTTCATGCTGTGGCGCCGTTATCTCCTACTCGGCGCCTTCGGTGTCGCACACCTGGTGCTGCTCTTCTTCGGGGACATCATCGTGCAGTACTCGCTCACCGCGCTGATCCTCATCGCCATGATCTCGTTCCGCGACCGCACCCTCATGATCATCGCGTGCGTCCTCCTCGGACTCACCATCGCCTACTCCATGGTGATGTCCGTGGTCGCCCTCTACTTCCCGGAATTCATGGTGATGGACGGCAGCATCATCGGTCTCGGCGCCACGGAGTCCTACCTGGAGTACGTCGCCACCAACGGCATGTTCCTGGGCGTCACCCTCGCAGGTATGCCCATGACGGCGGTGGCGCTTCTGTCCGTCATGATCATCGGCTTCGTGTGGGCCCGTCAGGGGGTGCTTGCCGACGTCGCTTCCCACCTCACGCTCCTCCGCGCCTGGGTCGCGGTCGCCGGCGTGGTGGTTCTGCTCGTCGGCCTTCCGTGGGGTCTGGCCGCCATCGGAGTGCTCCCGCCCGCGTGGGAACTGCCGCTGAGCCTGCTCAACACGGGTGTCGGTATGCTCACCGGCCCCGGCATCCTGGCACTGATTGCACTGATCTTCCGTGGTACCGAGGAGCAGATCACTCCGGCCACCCGGGCCTTCGTGGCGCTGGGCCGACGCTCCATGAGCGGTTACATCCTGCAGTCGGTGCTTTTCCTCCTGATCACCCAGCCCTTCACCCTCAACTGGGGGCCCACCGCCGGAATTCTGGGGCAGATGGGCATCGCCCTGGTCGTCTGGTTCATCACGCTGATGTGGGCCCTGGCGTGGGATCTCCTGGACTGGCCCGGTCCCGTCGAATGGGCCCACCGCCGGTTGGCCTACGGGCGGGAGGGCCTGCCCGCCACCTACCGGCCGAAGCAGCTGTCCGCCTGA
- a CDS encoding DUF3099 domain-containing protein, with protein MDQDPFDTVDDAGTGDGDVAGDGATSRSGKRSGKRFRLSRRRAELITDARRSPAEDLRRRELLYSLLQGARLPALLISAGSYLWLGDWIISGLLFIISVPLPWIAVVIANGKGERRDKRMRNVYKPQAAREFNSQLAAEAARRAQLASGDQHALPSAGEEHETIDHTDDSDETLKDDK; from the coding sequence ATGGATCAGGACCCTTTCGACACGGTCGACGACGCCGGCACCGGTGACGGCGACGTGGCCGGTGATGGTGCCACGTCGCGGTCGGGGAAGAGGTCAGGGAAGAGGTTCCGGCTCTCCCGCCGTCGCGCGGAACTGATCACCGACGCCCGCCGCTCCCCCGCCGAGGATCTGCGCCGCCGCGAGCTCCTCTACTCTCTGCTGCAGGGGGCCCGTCTGCCCGCGTTACTGATCAGTGCGGGAAGCTACCTCTGGTTGGGCGACTGGATCATCTCCGGGCTGCTGTTCATCATCTCTGTGCCGCTGCCGTGGATCGCGGTGGTCATCGCCAACGGCAAGGGTGAGCGCCGCGACAAGCGGATGAGGAACGTGTACAAGCCGCAGGCCGCGCGGGAGTTCAACTCCCAGCTGGCCGCGGAGGCCGCCCGGCGCGCTCAGCTGGCGTCCGGCGACCAGCATGCTCTCCCCTCTGCCGGGGAAGAGCATGAGACCATCGACCACACCGACGATTCAGACGAGACCCTGAAGGACGACAAGTGA
- a CDS encoding PAC2 family protein produces MQDNERRMYDLEYPAPEVGSDTTGGPTLIVALQGYADAGHAVESSADHLLAALDSRPVASFNNDELIDYRSRRPAVTMDNHRITGMESLNLGIRVLRDTEGRSFLLLSGPEPDLRWEAFTEAVADLAEKFGVENTICLYSAPMAVPHTRPLVVSAHSNTPALVNSMFTYDSKVVLPGSASMMIERVLHKRGRNVAGFTAHVPHYLAASPYPAATHELLDAVARASGLSFPLRAIEHDMTRVAGQLAEQVNDSAEIQQVVHHLEIQFDEELERYRAKHPKAMLSGEHNVPSGDEIGEEFERFLAALDSTDQDNASEDVGGPRELPEQTDPEDIYPEDLEDEDPADEASDPEDIYPEDLEDEDPADDR; encoded by the coding sequence ATGCAGGACAATGAGCGCCGCATGTACGACTTGGAATACCCGGCCCCGGAGGTCGGCTCGGATACTACGGGTGGTCCCACTCTCATCGTCGCCCTGCAGGGCTACGCGGACGCCGGACACGCGGTCGAATCCAGCGCCGATCATCTTCTGGCGGCGTTGGACTCCCGGCCGGTGGCGTCCTTCAACAACGATGAGTTGATTGACTACCGTTCCCGCCGGCCCGCGGTAACCATGGACAACCACCGCATCACCGGCATGGAGAGCCTCAATCTGGGCATCCGGGTGCTGCGGGACACGGAAGGCCGTTCCTTCCTGCTCCTCTCCGGCCCCGAGCCGGATCTGCGGTGGGAGGCGTTCACCGAGGCCGTGGCGGATCTGGCGGAGAAGTTCGGTGTGGAGAACACCATCTGCCTCTACTCCGCCCCGATGGCGGTCCCGCACACCCGTCCGCTGGTGGTCTCCGCGCACAGCAACACGCCGGCGTTGGTGAACTCGATGTTCACCTATGACTCAAAGGTGGTGCTGCCCGGCTCTGCCTCGATGATGATCGAGCGTGTGCTGCACAAGCGCGGCCGCAACGTCGCCGGCTTCACCGCGCATGTCCCCCATTACCTCGCGGCATCCCCGTACCCGGCCGCCACCCACGAGCTTCTCGATGCCGTCGCACGCGCCTCCGGCCTCTCCTTCCCGCTCCGCGCGATCGAGCACGACATGACCCGGGTCGCCGGCCAGCTGGCGGAGCAGGTCAATGATTCCGCGGAGATCCAGCAGGTTGTCCACCACCTGGAGATCCAGTTCGACGAGGAACTGGAGCGCTACCGCGCCAAGCACCCGAAGGCGATGCTCTCCGGTGAGCACAACGTGCCCTCCGGCGATGAGATCGGCGAAGAGTTCGAGCGCTTCCTGGCCGCCCTGGATTCCACCGACCAGGACAACGCCTCAGAGGACGTCGGAGGCCCGCGCGAGCTGCCGGAGCAGACCGATCCGGAGGACATCTACCCCGAGGATCTCGAGGACGAGGATCCCGCCGACGAGGCTTCCGATCCGGAGGACATCTACCCCGAGGATCTCGAGGACGAGGATCCCGCCGACGACCGTTAA
- a CDS encoding metal-dependent transcriptional regulator — translation MKDLVDTTEMYLRTIYELEEEGIVPLRARIAERLEQSGPTVSQTVARMERDNLVVVRPDRSLEMTAEGRELATAVMRKHRLAERLLTDILGLDIHQVHEEACRWEHVMSEAVEQRVVAVLTDASRSPFGNPIPGLTELGVAADATAHHGIRAVDLPTGFPVDARIVQINEILQVDAPQFAALHDAGITVGATVTVTNDNGTVTLSTGAAEVELDPDLAHAIRVEKV, via the coding sequence GTGAAGGACTTGGTCGACACCACAGAGATGTATCTGCGGACCATCTACGAGCTCGAGGAAGAGGGCATCGTCCCACTCCGGGCACGTATCGCCGAGCGGCTCGAGCAGTCTGGTCCGACCGTCAGCCAGACCGTCGCACGCATGGAGCGCGACAACCTTGTCGTGGTGCGTCCGGACCGCAGCCTGGAGATGACCGCGGAGGGCCGCGAACTGGCCACCGCCGTCATGCGTAAGCACCGCCTCGCCGAGCGTCTGCTCACCGACATCCTGGGGCTTGACATTCACCAGGTCCACGAGGAGGCATGCCGCTGGGAGCACGTGATGAGCGAGGCCGTGGAGCAGCGCGTCGTCGCTGTCCTCACGGATGCCTCCCGCTCCCCTTTCGGTAACCCGATCCCGGGCCTGACGGAACTCGGCGTCGCAGCTGACGCCACCGCCCACCACGGCATCCGTGCGGTCGATCTGCCGACGGGCTTTCCCGTGGACGCACGGATCGTGCAGATCAACGAGATCCTGCAGGTGGACGCTCCGCAGTTCGCGGCTCTCCATGACGCAGGCATCACCGTCGGCGCCACCGTCACCGTCACCAACGACAACGGCACCGTCACCCTCAGTACGGGCGCCGCTGAGGTGGAGCTCGACCCCGATCTGGCCCATGCGATCCGTGTGGAGAAGGTGTAA
- the dtd gene encoding D-aminoacyl-tRNA deacylase, with the protein MKAVLTRVSSASVTVGGDVVGAIDCPDTGGLLALVGVGREDAPEAWETMVRKIAELRILDGELGVEEAGAPVLLVSQFTLHGRTARGRRPSWSDAAPGEVAEPVIARIAAGLRERGIRVEEGVFGAMMQVASVNEGPFTVLVEC; encoded by the coding sequence ATGAAGGCAGTTCTGACCCGGGTGAGTTCGGCGTCGGTCACGGTGGGCGGCGACGTCGTCGGCGCCATCGACTGCCCTGACACGGGTGGGCTGCTGGCTTTGGTGGGCGTCGGCCGGGAGGACGCGCCTGAGGCGTGGGAGACGATGGTCCGCAAAATTGCGGAGCTCCGGATCCTTGACGGCGAGCTGGGCGTGGAGGAGGCCGGTGCGCCGGTGCTGCTGGTCAGCCAGTTCACCCTCCACGGGCGGACCGCCCGAGGTCGGCGTCCCAGCTGGTCCGATGCCGCGCCGGGTGAGGTTGCGGAGCCGGTGATCGCCAGGATTGCGGCCGGGCTGCGCGAACGGGGAATACGCGTCGAGGAAGGCGTGTTCGGGGCGATGATGCAGGTCGCGTCCGTGAATGAGGGGCCTTTCACGGTGCTGGTGGAGTGTTAG
- the galE gene encoding UDP-glucose 4-epimerase GalE produces MKLLVTGGAGYVGSVCAQVLVEAGHDVVIVDNFSTGNREAVPTGARLVEGDVRDVADEVLAEGGFDGVIHFAARSLVGESMVKPEEYWQHNVVTTLVLLDAMRAHAVTNLVFSSTAATYGEPDQVPITEDMPTSPTNPYGATKLAIDHAITSYAQAHGLGATSLRYFNVAGAYGAIGENREVETHLIPLVLQVALGHREKIFMFGDDWPTPDGTPVRDYIHIRDLADAHVLALESNRPGTHRIYNLGSGDGYSVRQVIEMCRKVTGHPIPAEVAPRRAGDPAVLIASSEKIQAELGWNPTRTDLETIVTDAWAFTSRLGDRAWSAKR; encoded by the coding sequence ATGAAGCTTCTGGTCACCGGCGGAGCCGGTTATGTGGGTAGCGTCTGTGCGCAGGTCCTCGTCGAGGCCGGCCATGACGTCGTGATCGTGGACAACTTCTCCACCGGCAACCGCGAGGCCGTGCCCACCGGGGCCCGCCTGGTTGAGGGGGATGTCCGCGACGTGGCCGATGAGGTGCTCGCAGAGGGTGGCTTTGACGGGGTCATCCACTTCGCCGCCCGCTCGCTCGTGGGCGAGTCCATGGTCAAGCCCGAGGAGTACTGGCAGCACAACGTGGTGACCACCCTGGTGCTTCTTGACGCCATGCGGGCCCACGCCGTCACCAACCTCGTGTTCTCCTCCACCGCCGCCACCTACGGCGAGCCGGATCAGGTCCCCATCACCGAGGACATGCCCACCTCGCCGACCAACCCCTACGGTGCGACGAAGCTGGCGATCGACCACGCGATCACCTCTTATGCCCAGGCCCACGGGCTGGGCGCCACGAGCCTGCGCTACTTCAACGTCGCGGGCGCGTACGGGGCGATCGGCGAGAACCGGGAGGTCGAGACCCACCTCATTCCCCTGGTCCTGCAGGTGGCGCTCGGCCACCGCGAGAAGATCTTCATGTTCGGCGACGACTGGCCCACCCCGGACGGCACCCCGGTGCGCGACTACATCCACATCCGGGACCTGGCCGACGCTCACGTCCTGGCACTGGAGTCCAACCGGCCGGGCACGCACCGGATCTACAACCTGGGCTCGGGCGACGGTTACTCCGTCAGGCAGGTGATCGAGATGTGCCGGAAGGTCACCGGTCACCCCATCCCGGCGGAGGTGGCGCCGCGGCGTGCCGGCGACCCGGCCGTGCTCATCGCCTCCTCGGAGAAGATCCAGGCGGAACTCGGGTGGAACCCCACCCGGACGGACCTGGAGACCATCGTCACCGACGCCTGGGCCTTCACCAGCCGCCTGGGCGACAGGGCCTGGTCCGCGAAGCGCTGA
- a CDS encoding sigma-70 family RNA polymerase sigma factor, producing MTTPSLQDSDVETTDRGSRRGQTNDNPSADLVRVYLNGIGRTALLSAEEEVDLAQRIEVGLYAAHLLEQSEKPLTRAMKRDLKVLAKDGNKARAHLLEANLRLVVSLAKRYTGRGMPLLDLIQEGNLGLIRAMEKFDYAKGFKFSTYATWWIRQAITRGMADQSRTIRLPVHLVEQVNKLSRIKRELYQHLGREATNDELAEESGIEESRIEMLLRQSRDPVSLDMPVGADEEAPLGDFIEDAEATDAESAVVASMRHSDIRAVLGTLEDREQDVIRLRYGLDDGVPRTLDQIGRRFGLSRERVRQIEREVMSKLRDGQRAERLREYAI from the coding sequence ATGACCACCCCTTCCCTGCAGGATTCTGACGTAGAGACCACCGACCGTGGAAGCCGTCGGGGGCAGACCAATGACAATCCGTCCGCAGACCTGGTCCGCGTATATCTGAACGGCATCGGCCGGACGGCACTGTTGAGCGCTGAGGAAGAGGTGGATCTCGCCCAGCGGATCGAGGTGGGGCTGTATGCCGCACACCTGCTGGAGCAGTCGGAGAAACCTCTTACCCGCGCCATGAAGCGCGATCTGAAGGTCCTGGCGAAGGACGGCAACAAGGCTCGCGCCCACCTGCTGGAGGCGAACCTGCGACTGGTCGTCTCCCTGGCCAAGCGTTACACCGGCCGCGGCATGCCCCTGCTTGACCTCATCCAGGAGGGCAACCTCGGTCTCATCCGCGCGATGGAGAAGTTCGATTACGCCAAGGGTTTCAAGTTCTCCACCTACGCGACCTGGTGGATCCGGCAGGCGATCACCCGCGGCATGGCGGATCAGTCCCGCACCATCCGTCTGCCCGTCCACCTCGTGGAGCAGGTGAACAAGCTCTCGCGCATCAAGCGTGAGCTGTACCAGCATCTGGGCCGCGAGGCGACGAACGATGAGCTGGCCGAGGAATCCGGTATCGAGGAGTCACGGATCGAGATGCTGCTGCGGCAGTCCCGCGACCCGGTGAGCCTGGACATGCCGGTGGGCGCGGATGAGGAGGCCCCGTTGGGCGACTTCATCGAGGACGCAGAGGCCACCGACGCCGAGTCCGCCGTCGTGGCCTCCATGCGCCACTCCGACATCCGTGCGGTGCTGGGCACCCTCGAGGACCGGGAGCAGGACGTCATCCGTCTTCGTTACGGCCTGGACGATGGTGTCCCGCGCACCCTGGACCAGATCGGCCGTCGTTTCGGTCTCTCCCGCGAGCGCGTCCGTCAGATCGAGCGCGAAGTGATGAGCAAGCTGCGCGACGGCCAGCGGGCCGAGCGTCTGCGCGAGTACGCCATCTAG
- a CDS encoding DUF3039 domain-containing protein translates to MRTSTKTIDRPDIREDTELDDGTPKFFHYVKKDQIVGSAVTGNMVVALCGETFPVTKQAKPGSPVCPDCERIYKGLRRK, encoded by the coding sequence GTGAGAACCAGTACGAAGACCATTGACCGCCCCGACATCAGGGAAGACACGGAGCTCGACGACGGCACCCCGAAGTTCTTCCACTACGTCAAGAAGGACCAGATCGTCGGGTCCGCGGTGACCGGCAACATGGTTGTCGCCCTCTGCGGCGAGACCTTCCCGGTGACCAAGCAGGCCAAGCCGGGATCGCCGGTGTGCCCCGACTGCGAGCGGATCTACAAGGGCCTGCGCCGGAAGTGA
- a CDS encoding N5-glutamine methyltransferase family protein, whose translation MTRTPLTVLAPELTALFDAAGLTAAGVAGHLGPDFTEAMHRGEPAAVRYVTSDGSTLSRLIRVFILRDAVPATELADLVGASLTTRLLDSGAAVSDLHGTVRMALDIRPHVIVGVNRWVFSDADASMTPHVPGPDHVLGVGAASLSLLQSTPVTPVGSALDLGTGSGVQALGQFGLAESITATDVHPRALDLAEATFAGADARVELLQGPWFEPVAGRTFDRIVANPPFVVGLPEVGHVYRDSGLNLDGASELVVSQAPGYLAPGGTAHLLAAWVHTHDQSWAQRVASWLPDRGVAAWVIERDVADPAHYVGTWLRDESIDPRSPEAAARTEAWLAHFAEHGVIGIGFGFVAIRNIGDEPSDILAESMPQTFSDPLGPEVEEYFARTAWLRDRSAQELADATFLTRPGLARENIAVADKDAGVGFAPAALRLTRTDGPRWSHDVDEHLAAVVSGLHPQGLSLAETVGLYAMANGLDEDELVQAAVPAVVDLIRHGLVLPAELAELVE comes from the coding sequence GTGACCCGTACTCCCCTGACTGTTCTCGCGCCCGAACTGACGGCGCTTTTCGACGCCGCCGGCCTGACCGCCGCCGGCGTCGCCGGCCACCTCGGCCCGGACTTCACCGAGGCGATGCACCGTGGTGAGCCCGCGGCGGTACGCTACGTGACCTCCGACGGTTCGACTCTCTCGCGGCTGATCCGGGTGTTCATTCTCCGCGACGCCGTACCCGCCACCGAGCTCGCCGATCTGGTCGGCGCTTCGCTGACGACGCGTCTGCTGGATTCCGGGGCGGCCGTGTCCGACCTCCACGGGACGGTACGCATGGCGCTGGACATCCGCCCGCACGTGATCGTGGGCGTGAACCGGTGGGTGTTCTCTGACGCCGACGCCTCAATGACCCCGCACGTACCCGGCCCCGACCACGTCCTGGGTGTGGGTGCGGCGAGTCTCTCGCTGCTGCAGTCCACTCCGGTGACCCCGGTGGGGTCCGCGCTGGATCTGGGGACCGGTTCCGGGGTGCAGGCGCTCGGACAGTTCGGCCTGGCCGAGTCCATCACCGCCACCGACGTCCATCCCCGGGCGCTGGATCTGGCGGAGGCCACCTTCGCGGGTGCGGATGCGCGGGTGGAGCTTCTCCAGGGTCCGTGGTTTGAGCCTGTCGCCGGCCGCACCTTCGACCGGATCGTGGCCAACCCGCCGTTCGTCGTCGGCCTGCCCGAGGTGGGGCACGTCTACCGCGATTCGGGTCTCAACCTCGACGGTGCCTCAGAGCTCGTGGTTTCCCAGGCTCCCGGGTACCTGGCGCCGGGTGGTACGGCACACCTGCTGGCCGCGTGGGTGCACACCCATGACCAGTCCTGGGCCCAGCGCGTGGCCTCCTGGCTGCCGGACCGGGGCGTGGCGGCGTGGGTCATCGAAAGGGACGTCGCCGATCCCGCCCATTACGTGGGTACCTGGCTCAGGGACGAGTCGATCGATCCCCGTTCACCGGAGGCCGCCGCCCGCACGGAGGCATGGCTGGCGCACTTCGCCGAGCACGGGGTCATCGGCATTGGTTTCGGTTTTGTGGCCATCCGCAACATCGGCGACGAGCCCTCCGACATCTTGGCCGAGTCCATGCCGCAGACCTTCAGCGATCCCCTGGGTCCGGAGGTCGAGGAGTACTTCGCCCGCACCGCCTGGCTGCGGGACCGCAGTGCCCAGGAGCTTGCCGACGCCACGTTCCTCACCCGCCCCGGCCTCGCCCGGGAGAACATCGCTGTGGCGGACAAGGACGCCGGCGTCGGTTTCGCGCCGGCGGCGCTGCGCCTGACGCGCACCGACGGTCCGCGCTGGTCCCATGACGTCGATGAGCATCTGGCCGCCGTCGTCTCGGGCCTGCACCCGCAGGGTCTCTCCCTCGCGGAGACGGTCGGGCTCTACGCCATGGCCAACGGGCTGGACGAGGATGAGCTGGTGCAGGCCGCGGTGCCGGCGGTCGTCGACCTCATCCGACACGGCCTGGTGCTGCCGGCCGAGCTGGCGGAGCTCGTGGAATGA
- a CDS encoding DEAD/DEAH box helicase, which translates to MSGEGKGQLRAWQRAALTKFLLQKPKDFLAVATPGAGKTTYALRVATELKSSRVVDRIIVVVPTEHLKIQWSHAAARVGLSLDPHFSNASVINPAYDGVVVTYAQVSMHPYKHHAVTTSKRSLVILDEIHHGGDAKSWGDGIRQAYSDAEHRLSLTGTPFRSDDSQIPFVRYEEDGEGHLVSRADHTYGYSEALADGVVRPVVFLAYSGEARWRTSAGEEYAARLGEPLNAEQTARAWKTALDPGGDWIPAVLQAAHTRLLQLRKNMPDAGGLVIATDTKTARAYARILEKLSSTPVAVILSDEPGSSERIEEFAASTDEWMVAVRMVSEGVDVPRLAVGVYATSASTPLFFAQAIGRFVRSRMPGETASVFLPSVPVLLELAEKLETSRDHVLGKPDRPKEGWDDEALAEANREQNEKDEDPAYESLGADAELDSLIYDGSTYGTATFTGSDEEADYLGLPGLLDADQMKALLRQRQEEQLDARDAAEQRRADIARADAEARRSAGNRAAADRVASDEIPQLRKELNAIVSITAGRTKRPHGAIHTEARNACGGPPTALCSAEQLRDRIAYLRRW; encoded by the coding sequence GTGAGTGGAGAAGGGAAGGGGCAGCTCCGCGCCTGGCAGCGGGCGGCGCTGACGAAGTTCCTGCTCCAGAAGCCGAAGGATTTCCTGGCGGTCGCGACCCCGGGCGCCGGTAAGACCACCTATGCGCTGCGCGTGGCCACCGAGTTGAAATCATCGCGCGTGGTGGACCGGATCATCGTCGTCGTGCCCACCGAGCACCTGAAGATCCAGTGGTCCCACGCCGCGGCGCGCGTGGGACTGTCGCTGGACCCGCACTTCAGCAACGCCTCGGTGATCAACCCCGCCTACGACGGCGTGGTGGTCACCTACGCCCAGGTGTCGATGCACCCCTACAAGCATCACGCCGTGACCACGTCGAAGCGCTCGCTGGTGATCCTCGACGAGATCCACCACGGCGGCGACGCCAAGAGCTGGGGCGACGGCATCCGCCAGGCCTACTCCGACGCCGAACACCGCCTGTCGCTGACCGGTACCCCCTTCCGTTCGGACGATTCCCAGATTCCCTTCGTGCGCTACGAGGAGGACGGCGAGGGCCATCTGGTGTCCCGCGCCGACCACACGTACGGCTACTCCGAGGCGCTTGCCGACGGCGTCGTCCGCCCCGTCGTCTTCCTCGCCTACTCCGGCGAGGCCCGCTGGCGTACCTCCGCGGGCGAGGAGTACGCGGCCCGACTCGGCGAACCCCTCAACGCCGAGCAGACGGCCCGCGCCTGGAAGACGGCGCTCGATCCCGGTGGCGACTGGATTCCAGCCGTCCTGCAGGCCGCACACACCCGTTTGCTCCAGCTGCGCAAGAACATGCCTGACGCCGGCGGCCTGGTCATCGCCACGGACACGAAGACTGCGCGTGCCTACGCACGGATCCTGGAGAAGCTCTCCTCCACACCCGTCGCCGTCATCCTCTCCGACGAGCCCGGCTCCTCCGAGCGCATCGAGGAGTTCGCGGCCTCGACGGATGAGTGGATGGTCGCGGTCCGCATGGTCTCCGAAGGCGTCGACGTTCCCCGTCTGGCCGTCGGCGTCTACGCCACCTCGGCCTCCACGCCGCTGTTCTTCGCCCAGGCCATCGGCCGATTCGTGCGCTCGCGCATGCCCGGCGAAACGGCGTCGGTCTTCCTGCCCTCCGTGCCGGTTCTCCTGGAACTCGCCGAGAAGCTCGAGACCTCGCGTGACCACGTCCTGGGCAAGCCCGACCGCCCCAAGGAGGGCTGGGACGACGAGGCCCTCGCCGAGGCCAACCGGGAGCAGAACGAGAAGGACGAGGATCCCGCCTACGAGTCGCTCGGCGCCGACGCCGAGCTCGACTCGCTGATCTATGACGGCTCCACCTACGGCACCGCCACCTTCACCGGCTCCGACGAGGAGGCCGATTACCTCGGCCTGCCCGGGCTTCTCGACGCCGACCAGATGAAGGCCCTGCTGCGTCAGCGGCAGGAGGAGCAGTTGGATGCGAGGGATGCGGCGGAGCAACGCCGGGCGGACATCGCCCGCGCCGACGCCGAGGCACGCAGGTCCGCCGGCAACCGGGCCGCCGCCGACCGTGTCGCCAGCGATGAGATCCCCCAGCTGCGCAAGGAGCTCAACGCCATCGTCTCCATCACCGCCGGGCGCACCAAGCGGCCCCACGGTGCGATCCACACCGAGGCGCGCAACGCCTGTGGCGGGCCGCCCACCGCCCTGTGCTCCGCGGAGCAGCTCCGCGACCGCATCGCCTACCTGCGTCGCTGGTAG